A stretch of Sulfurimonas xiamenensis DNA encodes these proteins:
- the ffh gene encoding signal recognition particle protein → MFDVLTDSFTNAIKKIRFHDDERALSKALDELKKSLLKADVNHKVVKELIFKVQIETKKNGIGKDQFLAALRETLYELLEVGGNRGFIFASKPPTVILMTGLQGSGKTTTTGKLALYLKNKQKKVLVVAADLQRLAAVEQLRQITAKIDVELYEDESTKNPVEVVTAALKKANSNIYDVVLIDTAGRLAIDDELMKELEAVKKAANPSEIFYVADSLTGQDAVKTAATFKEKIGIDGVILSKYDGDSKGGVALGLSSQVQVPLRFIGSGEKMEDLEVFLPDRVVNRLMGFGDIEGLAEKTSSVIDEKQAKKLTSKIKKGQFNFNDFLEQMESMKKMGSMKSLMGMIPGMGNMSKALKDFDLESSGELKNIKAMVSSMTMKERENPDLLNNSRKLRIAKGCGLTQVEINRMIKQFKNAGKMAKKLSGKGGMKDLQAMMGQMGGAGALRR, encoded by the coding sequence ATGTTTGATGTATTAACAGATTCATTTACAAATGCTATTAAAAAAATTCGTTTTCATGATGACGAAAGGGCTCTCTCAAAGGCTCTCGATGAGCTTAAAAAATCTCTTTTAAAAGCGGATGTAAACCATAAAGTTGTTAAAGAGCTTATATTTAAAGTTCAGATAGAGACGAAAAAAAATGGGATTGGTAAAGATCAATTTTTAGCGGCTCTAAGAGAAACACTTTATGAACTTTTAGAAGTTGGCGGAAACAGAGGTTTTATATTTGCTTCAAAACCTCCTACCGTTATACTGATGACAGGGCTTCAGGGTTCTGGAAAAACTACTACAACTGGGAAATTGGCGCTTTATTTAAAAAACAAGCAAAAAAAAGTTCTTGTAGTCGCAGCCGACTTGCAGCGTTTAGCGGCAGTTGAGCAGCTGCGTCAAATTACAGCAAAAATCGATGTTGAACTTTATGAAGACGAGAGCACGAAAAATCCTGTTGAAGTCGTAACTGCAGCACTCAAAAAAGCAAATAGCAACATATATGATGTTGTTCTTATAGATACTGCTGGTCGTTTGGCGATAGACGATGAGCTTATGAAGGAGCTTGAAGCTGTTAAAAAAGCTGCAAATCCAAGCGAGATTTTTTATGTTGCAGACTCTTTGACGGGTCAGGATGCTGTTAAGACGGCTGCTACTTTTAAAGAGAAAATCGGAATTGACGGCGTCATTTTAAGCAAATACGACGGTGATTCAAAAGGCGGTGTGGCTCTGGGACTCTCATCTCAAGTCCAAGTACCTCTGCGCTTTATAGGTAGTGGCGAAAAGATGGAAGATTTGGAAGTTTTCTTGCCAGATCGTGTCGTAAACCGTCTTATGGGTTTTGGAGATATTGAGGGTTTAGCTGAGAAAACTTCATCGGTTATTGATGAAAAACAGGCTAAGAAGCTTACTTCAAAAATTAAAAAAGGGCAGTTCAACTTCAATGACTTTTTAGAGCAGATGGAAAGTATGAAGAAAATGGGAAGTATGAAGTCTTTAATGGGTATGATTCCGGGCATGGGAAATATGTCTAAGGCACTCAAAGATTTCGATCTTGAAAGTTCAGGTGAGCTTAAAAATATCAAAGCCATGGTTTCCTCCATGACTATGAAAGAGAGAGAGAACCCAGATCTTTTAAACAACTCGCGCAAATTAAGAATTGCTAAGGGTTGCGGACTTACTCAAGTTGAGATTAACCGCATGATAAAACAGTTCAAAA